The Flavobacterium psychrotrophum region TGCCATGTATGGCGGCGACCGTTCGCGCAAAGAGAACCTTGTAGAATATGGCTTTCGTCTGCCTGCTGCTATGGATAACCGCCCGCTGAAGTTTGAGGAATTCGAGGCTTTGCAAAACCAGGTAGTATATGTTAGTGCCACCCCGGCTGATTACGAACTACAAAAAAGCGGTGGCGTTTATGTAGAACAGGTAATACGCCCCACAGGGCTGCTTGACCCTGTTATAGAAGTGCGCCCAAGCCTTAACCAGATTGACGACCTTATAGACGAAATACAGCAACGTGTAGAACTTGACGAACGTACACTTGTTACCACCCTTACAAAGCGTATGGCCGAAGAACTGGCTAAGTACCTTACTAAAGTTTCCATCCGTTGCCGTTACATACACAGTGAGGTAGATACGCTGGAGCGTGTAGAAATAATGCAGGACCTGCGTAAAGGATTGTTTGATGTGCTTATAGGTGTTAACCTGCTGCGTGAAGGACTCGACCTGCCGGAGGTTTCGTTGGTTGCAATACTGGATGCCGATAAGGAAGGTTTTCTGCGCAATACACGATCGCTGGTACAGACCGTAGGCCGCGCCGCGCGTAACGTAAATGGTAAGGCTATTTTATATGCTGATAAAGTAACAGACAGTATGCAGCGTACTATTGATGACACTGCCTACCGCCGCGAAAAACAGCATAACTATAACATTGCCAATGGTAAGGTACCTATGGCACTGAATAAAGAAATCAGTAAAAATTCACTTGGTAAAAGCAATGCCTATAAACTGGAACACACGCCAAAAGTTGCTGCTGAACCAGACACAACATACATGGCTAAAGGCGATATAGAAAAAATCATCCGCGAGAAACGCAAGTCTATGGAGAAAGCTGCCAAGGAACTTGACTTTTTACAGGCCGCTAAACTAAGGGATGAGATTAAGGTGCTGCAAGAGAAGGTTTGATAAATTACTTTAATTCTAATTTCACAAAACCATGAATACCCTCGCCTACTTCGAGATACAAGCTACAGATGTACCAAAAGCCAAAGTATTTTATGAAGCGGTTTTTGGCTGGAACTTTGTAAAGGAAGAAAGCTTCCCGATAGAATATTACCGTATTGAAACCGAAAATATGTTTGGTGGGCTGTTAAAGCGTTTTGCTCCTACCCCAGCCTTAGGAGGTGGAACCAATGCCTTTACCTGCTCAATACAGGTGGAGAACTTTGACGCCAAGGCAAAGATAATTTTAGATAACGGCGGCATCGTGGCCATGGATAAATTTGCCGTAGCGGGACGTTGCTGGCAGGGTTATTTTATAGATGTAGATAATAATGTATTTGGGATTTTTGAGGTAGATGAAGATGCGAAATAAAAACACAAATTACATTAACTTATACTAAAATTTGGAAATTAGTGACTGAATATAAAAAGAGAGCCGGATGAAAAATCATCCGGCTCTCTTACTATGTGTTTGTTTTAGTGGTTATCCTAAAACTTCTTTTACTTTTTTGCCTATTTCTGCAGGAGAGTCAACAACGTGGATACCGTTCTCTCTCATGATGCGTTTTTTAGCTTCAGCTGTATCATCAGCTCCACCAACAATTGCACCTGCGTGACCCATTGTACGGCCTTTAGGAGCAGTTTCACCAGCGATAAAGCCAATTACAGGCTTGCGGTTACCGTCAGCTTTAACCCATTTAGCAGCATCAGCTTCAAGCTGTCCACCAATTTCACCTATCATGATGATAGCTTCAGTTTCAGGGTCATTCATAAGTAGTTCAACAGCTTCTTTAGTAGTAGTACCAATAATTGGGTCACCACCAATACCAATAGCTGTAGTAATACCAAGACCTTGTTTTACAACCTGGTCAGCAGCCTCATAAGTAAGAGTACCTGATTTAGATACAATACCTACTTTACCTTTTTTGAATACGAAGCCCGGCATGATACCTACCTTAGCCTCTTCCGGAGTAATAACACCCGGACAGTTAGGACCTATAAGGCGACAGTCTTTACCCTGAATATAATCAT contains the following coding sequences:
- a CDS encoding VOC family protein yields the protein MNTLAYFEIQATDVPKAKVFYEAVFGWNFVKEESFPIEYYRIETENMFGGLLKRFAPTPALGGGTNAFTCSIQVENFDAKAKIILDNGGIVAMDKFAVAGRCWQGYFIDVDNNVFGIFEVDEDAK
- the sucD gene encoding succinate--CoA ligase subunit alpha; the encoded protein is MSVLVNKDSKIIVQGFTGSEGTFHATQMIEYGTNVVGGVTPGKGGSTHLDKPVFNTVKDAVDIAGADTSIIFVPPAFAADAIMEAAEAGIKVIIAITEGIPVADMIKAYDYIQGKDCRLIGPNCPGVITPEEAKVGIMPGFVFKKGKVGIVSKSGTLTYEAADQVVKQGLGITTAIGIGGDPIIGTTTKEAVELLMNDPETEAIIMIGEIGGQLEADAAKWVKADGNRKPVIGFIAGETAPKGRTMGHAGAIVGGADDTAEAKKRIMRENGIHVVDSPAEIGKKVKEVLG